From Candidatus Zymogenus saltonus:
TATATAATATTTAAGCTCAAAGGCGGCACTAATAAATTCACAGCTTTCCCTCTATTCTATAGACGCTTTTAAGCCCGTGATTATTTTATTGCCTTCACTTTTTTTCGCACCCTTCGCCCTTCACATACATGGCGCAGTTTCCCGACATCGGGCACGAGCCGCAGCCGCTTGCGCCGTCTTTTAATGAGAGGGCCTTGACTATCCTTCGGATAATGTAGAAGGAAGCCAATAGCACCACGGAAAAAACAATAATTATATCCCACATCTTACAATCCCTCCTCTTTAAAAATTACTGACCCGTCCCTGTCTCCGATGATGAGGGGCGCTCTCGATTAGAGCTCCAGGACCAGCCTTCCCCCCTGCCAGATGGTGAAGCAGACGATCCAAGCCAAAACTAAGGTGTAAAGGACCAAAAATCCGGCCCATCCCCAGCTCCCCGACTCCTGCTTCACCACTGCCACCGTGGCCATGCAGGGCGTCGACAGGAGGGAAAAGACCATGACGACAATTGCGAGGAGGATCCCCGCCCTTCCCGCAAAGAGGGGGTCGTCTCTCACCGACTGGATGAGGGCCTTGCTCTCCGCCCCGACTTCCCCGCCGAGGGAGTAGAGCGTTCCCATCGCCGCCACGAACACCTCCTTTGCCGCAAAGGACGCAACCATAGCAACGGAAAGCCGCCAGTCCATCCCCAGCGGCCTAAATACAGGCTCTATCCCCCTGCCTACCTTGCCGCCGTAGGAGAGGGAGAAGAGCTCCATCGCCTCTTTGTTGTCGATCTCCTCGATGTCGGGGAGGTACTTTTCCCTGTAGACGGAAACCGCATCGAACAGGTCGGGACTTTCCGCCTTGAGTACCGACAGCTCTTTGTCGAGGGTATCCTTTGCCGATTTGTATCCCTCGTCCCCCTCCTCGAATCCCCCCTCCTCGACCGCCTTGTCGAATTCGGCGTAAGGCAGGTATTTGTCGTAAAGATCGCCCCCCTCTTCGAGGGCGCCCGGCTTGAATCCGGTCTCCTGTACAAACTCGGTCTTTCTATTTTCCCTCAGCTTGTCGTAGTCGACCTTTGTATCGGGATTTCTGGGGAAGGTGAAGAGAAACCAGATGACTATCGATATGGCGAGGATGATCGTCCCCGCCTTCTGGACATAGTGCTTCGAACGATCCCACATCTGCACGAAAATCTCCTTCAGCGTCGGAATCCTGTAGGGTGGAAGCTCGATTACGAGGGGCGGGGACTCCCCTTTTAATATCGTGGCCTTGAATATAAGGGCCATCACCATCGCCACCAGGATTCCCCCGAAGTAGAGGGAGAAGAGCGTGAATCCCTGGGCGTCGATCAGCCCCCCGAATATCTTCTTCTGCGGTATCAGGGCCGAGATCATAAGTGTGTAGACGGGGAGTCTGGCCGAGCAGGACATAAGGGGGGCCAGGAGCATCGTGACAAGCCTCCCCTTTTCCGACTCGATCGTCCTCGTCGCCATTATCCCGGGGATGGCGCAGGCGAAGGACGAGAGGAGCGGGACGAAGGCCTTCCCGTTCAGCCCGAACTTCTCCATGACCCTGTCCATGATGAACGCCGCCCTGGCCATGTAGCCGGAGCCCTCCAAAAGCGCGATGAAGAAAAAGAGGAAGAGTATCTGGGGGAGAAAAATAAGGACCCCCCCCACGCCCCCGATGATCCCGTCGACAACAAGGCTCTGGATCAATCCCTCCGGGATTATGAGTGCGGCGACGCTCCCCATCCATCCGAAAAAGGCGTCGATTAAATCCATAAAGGGGCCCGCCCATTTGAAGACGCCCTGAAAGACTATGTACATCACGCCGACGAATATCGGAATCCCGAGGAGGTTATTCAGGAGAACCTTGTCGATCTTGTCGGACACGATTATGTGATCCTCTCTGATGTGTCTTACCGCCTTCTTCATCGTGCCCTTGATAAATCCGTAGCGTCCCTCGGCTATCAGGTTTACCGAGTCCTCCTTGAGAACCTTCAGCAGGTTTTCCCTGCTCCCTTCAAGGGCGGTCTCTATCTCCTCCCATTTTTCATCTTCCGACAGCCTCTTTTCCACCTCTGTGTCGTGCTCCAGGAGCTTTACCGCGAGCCACTGGGGGGAGAATCCTGATTCCGAAAGGGACGACTTTTCTATGATCTCCGCGAGCCTCGCTATCTCCTCTTCCACCCTGTCTTCATAATATATCTTGCTCGGAGTCGACTCGATCTTTCCCTCGGCGACCATAACGATCGTCCGCTTGAGCTGATCCAAGCCCGTCTTCTTGTTGCCGATTGTTTTCACTATCGGAATGCCAAGGAGCCCGGAGAGCTCTTCAACATTAATCTCGATCCCCCTCAGCTCCGCAAGGTCTGTCATGTTGAAGGCCAGGATCAGTGGAACGTTCATCTCCATAAGCTGAACGGCGAGGTAGAGGCTCCGCTCGAGGTTCGAGGAGTCGATGATGTCGACCACCATGTCCGGCTTTTCCTCGACTATGAAATTCCTCGCCACTAACTCCTCGAGGGAATAGGCGGTAAGGCTGTATGTCCCCGGAAGGTCGATGAAATTTACCTCCCTCCCCTCGATTTTTATCTTTCCCTCCTTCTTCTCCACTGTAATGCCGGGGTAGTTCCCCACCATATGTCTCGAACCCGTCAGGGCGTTGAAGATGGTGGTTTTTCCGCTGTTTGGGTTTCCGGCTATCGCCACATTAATAACGCTCATTCCATATTCCTTTTCATGATAGAATCCATATTATTAAACCCGATTATCCTTCAATCGACAGCCTGCGTCAACTTCCACACATGTAACCCTTCAAAATCGGTGTGCCATTTTTTATTACGATACTATCTCTAATAAAGTTAGACATGCCTAACTCAAACGACAAAAAAAATCTCCTAAGTGTTCCCTAAAAGTGGTTTACCAGGACCCACACCTTTCTCGAAAGCATGTGGCCCAGGGCGATTCGGCTCCCGTCCACTGCGATGATTGTGGGGCCGGGCCTGCCCGCGTTTAACACCTCGACCTCCTTTCCGACTGAGAGCCCCATTGAGAGAAGGCGGTTCTTCAGCCTGTGTCCCCCCATGAATCTCTCTATTCTCACCCTCTCC
This genomic window contains:
- the feoB gene encoding ferrous iron transport protein B, with the protein product MSVINVAIAGNPNSGKTTIFNALTGSRHMVGNYPGITVEKKEGKIKIEGREVNFIDLPGTYSLTAYSLEELVARNFIVEEKPDMVVDIIDSSNLERSLYLAVQLMEMNVPLILAFNMTDLAELRGIEINVEELSGLLGIPIVKTIGNKKTGLDQLKRTIVMVAEGKIESTPSKIYYEDRVEEEIARLAEIIEKSSLSESGFSPQWLAVKLLEHDTEVEKRLSEDEKWEEIETALEGSRENLLKVLKEDSVNLIAEGRYGFIKGTMKKAVRHIREDHIIVSDKIDKVLLNNLLGIPIFVGVMYIVFQGVFKWAGPFMDLIDAFFGWMGSVAALIIPEGLIQSLVVDGIIGGVGGVLIFLPQILFLFFFIALLEGSGYMARAAFIMDRVMEKFGLNGKAFVPLLSSFACAIPGIMATRTIESEKGRLVTMLLAPLMSCSARLPVYTLMISALIPQKKIFGGLIDAQGFTLFSLYFGGILVAMVMALIFKATILKGESPPLVIELPPYRIPTLKEIFVQMWDRSKHYVQKAGTIILAISIVIWFLFTFPRNPDTKVDYDKLRENRKTEFVQETGFKPGALEEGGDLYDKYLPYAEFDKAVEEGGFEEGDEGYKSAKDTLDKELSVLKAESPDLFDAVSVYREKYLPDIEEIDNKEAMELFSLSYGGKVGRGIEPVFRPLGMDWRLSVAMVASFAAKEVFVAAMGTLYSLGGEVGAESKALIQSVRDDPLFAGRAGILLAIVVMVFSLLSTPCMATVAVVKQESGSWGWAGFLVLYTLVLAWIVCFTIWQGGRLVLEL
- a CDS encoding FeoB-associated Cys-rich membrane protein, yielding MWDIIIVFSVVLLASFYIIRRIVKALSLKDGASGCGSCPMSGNCAMYVKGEGCEKK